In one Apostichopus japonicus isolate 1M-3 chromosome 18, ASM3797524v1, whole genome shotgun sequence genomic region, the following are encoded:
- the LOC139958388 gene encoding uncharacterized protein isoform X1: MATNLLKKLIGGFKLSVYIFVLSTFLFYCGLLPGKGNNETTIFIPQSYDSSNRISPMLRSHDGDVSYVGESGNDLKVIPRSELYDVTMGSTGPILHDSHLVKKSKQKSKCRVYPNTSSLKLNAQVGQLFSLTIEIDKDVLIQKTILSVLAVGENHIFAANHLNFSVDGSLMTFTYTPKVPGLYNLFVEEINANAQLQIPGSPFRLVVEGDPVYAVQLGRNADKLPSCQTMQLTRPSWLDGEWITGNIAGLKRGVLRSGWVFQPDWCSFDIFTTKDLAMAAEMTSPKKIAVLGSSIERGIFFSLVDLLLAKEEKYNLTKSDFRECWGHAHVEVGNLTLLYQDFRIVTVGNLKMGEDGKAEIICHDEKIAKSGDYDYFDDGIRFLSEYLFAQSHDKWPNIIVIPIRETNHLELLLKAIPPSWSGTIYTLYNFVVIRTNLYTKDGLAKSYKLAKNLLSVDSRIQLIDGFGLISAMRHNTQSAPLIKSGHTHRWCNELNGEMTVCGNPTEMIAQMLLGKVIAPEGKDAWLKAITSKPKIMFPRQLKICQDCPASLLPFHIKPIPDLTCYVSESVRETSSDKQEVWDGSLCPAECLKLKPVGTEQTQSGSVSVRSCNVKLF, encoded by the exons ATGGCGACTAATttattgaagaaattaattGGCGGCTTCAAGCTTTCTGTTTACATATTCGTGTTATCCACCTTTCTGTTTTACTGTGGATTACTGCCAGGGAAAGGAAATAATGAGACAACAATATTTATTCCGCAATCGTATGATTCCTCAAATCGAATATCACCTATGCTCAGATCACATGACGGCGACGTTAGTTACGTAGGAGAGTCAGGAAACG ATTTAAAAGTGATACCGCGTTCCGAACTATATGACGTCACAATGGGTTCAACCGGTCCTATTCTACATGACAGCCATTTGGTTAAGAAATCCAAGCAAAAAAGTAAATGTCGCGTGTATCCTAATACAAGTTCACTCAAGTTGAACGCACAAGTTGGTCAACTCTTTAGTTTGACTATTGAAATTGACAAAGATGTGCTGATCCAGAAAACAATATTGAGTGTTTTAGCAGTAGGAGAAAATCACATTTTCGCTGCAAATCATCTAAACTTTTCAGTCGATGGCTCCTTGATGACCTTCACGTATACACCCAAAGTTCCTGGTTTGTACAACCTCTTCGTAGAGGAGATCAATGCAAATGCTCAATTACAGATTCCAGGTAGTCCCTTTCGTCTTGTAGTGGAAGGTGATCCTGTTTACGCCGTTCAGCTCGGTAGAAATGCTGATAAGTTGCCCTCCTGTCAGACTATGCAGTTAACACGACCCTCTTGGCTCGATGGCGAATGGATAACTGGAAACATAGCAGGTCTCAAACGAGGAGTTTTACGTAGCGGATGGGTTTTTCAACCAGACTGGtgtagttttgatatttttaccaCAAAGGATCTCGCAATGGCGGCGGAAATGACCTCACCTAAAAAAATTGCCGTTTTGGGTTCCTCAATTGAACGaggtattttcttttctcttgtcGACTTATTGCtcgcaaaagaagaaaaatataatttaactAAATCAGATTTCAGGGAATGCTGGGGCCATGCACATGTAGAGGTTGGAAACTTAACGTTATTATATCAGGACTTTCGTATTGTAACTGTTGGAAACTTGAAGATGGGTGAAGATGGAAAAGCTGAGATAATCTGTCACGACGAAAAGATAGCGAAGTCAGGGGATTACGATTATTTCGATGATGGTATCCGATTTCTCAGCGAGTACCTCTTCGCGCAGTCTCATGATAAATGGCCTAACATTATCGTAATACCGATAAGGGAAACTAATCATTTGGAATTACTGCTAAAAGCAATTCCCCCGTCTTGGTCTGGAACTATTTATACTCTATATAATTTCGTCGTTATAAGAACCAACCTTTACACTAAGGATGGTCTTGCAAAGAGTTACAAATTGGCGAAGAATTTGTTATCTGTGGACAGTCGCATTCAGTTGATCGACGGATTTGGTTTAATATCAGCAATGAGACACAACACGCAGTCAGCTCCGCTCATAAAATCAGGGCACACTCATCGATGGTGCAACGAATTAAACGGTGAGATGACAGTCTGTGGAAATCCAACAGAAATGATAGCTCAGATGTTATTAGGAAAGGTAATAGCACCAGAAGGGAAGGACGCCTGGTTGAAGGCAATTACATCAAAACCGAAAATAATGTTTCCCAGACAACTTAAAATTTGTCAGGATTGTCCGGCATCTTTACTACCTTTTCATATTAAACCTATTCCAGATTTAACTTGTTATGTATCGGAAAGTGTTCGTGAAACATCTTCGGATAAACAAGAGGTTTGGGACGGTTCTTTGTGTCCAGCGGAATGCCTCAAGTTGAAACCTGTAGGTACAGAACAAACCCAATCCGGTTCCGTTAGTGTGAGGAGTTGTAACGTGAAACTTTTCTGA
- the LOC139958388 gene encoding uncharacterized protein isoform X2, protein MGSTGPILHDSHLVKKSKQKSKCRVYPNTSSLKLNAQVGQLFSLTIEIDKDVLIQKTILSVLAVGENHIFAANHLNFSVDGSLMTFTYTPKVPGLYNLFVEEINANAQLQIPGSPFRLVVEGDPVYAVQLGRNADKLPSCQTMQLTRPSWLDGEWITGNIAGLKRGVLRSGWVFQPDWCSFDIFTTKDLAMAAEMTSPKKIAVLGSSIERGIFFSLVDLLLAKEEKYNLTKSDFRECWGHAHVEVGNLTLLYQDFRIVTVGNLKMGEDGKAEIICHDEKIAKSGDYDYFDDGIRFLSEYLFAQSHDKWPNIIVIPIRETNHLELLLKAIPPSWSGTIYTLYNFVVIRTNLYTKDGLAKSYKLAKNLLSVDSRIQLIDGFGLISAMRHNTQSAPLIKSGHTHRWCNELNGEMTVCGNPTEMIAQMLLGKVIAPEGKDAWLKAITSKPKIMFPRQLKICQDCPASLLPFHIKPIPDLTCYVSESVRETSSDKQEVWDGSLCPAECLKLKPVGTEQTQSGSVSVRSCNVKLF, encoded by the coding sequence ATGGGTTCAACCGGTCCTATTCTACATGACAGCCATTTGGTTAAGAAATCCAAGCAAAAAAGTAAATGTCGCGTGTATCCTAATACAAGTTCACTCAAGTTGAACGCACAAGTTGGTCAACTCTTTAGTTTGACTATTGAAATTGACAAAGATGTGCTGATCCAGAAAACAATATTGAGTGTTTTAGCAGTAGGAGAAAATCACATTTTCGCTGCAAATCATCTAAACTTTTCAGTCGATGGCTCCTTGATGACCTTCACGTATACACCCAAAGTTCCTGGTTTGTACAACCTCTTCGTAGAGGAGATCAATGCAAATGCTCAATTACAGATTCCAGGTAGTCCCTTTCGTCTTGTAGTGGAAGGTGATCCTGTTTACGCCGTTCAGCTCGGTAGAAATGCTGATAAGTTGCCCTCCTGTCAGACTATGCAGTTAACACGACCCTCTTGGCTCGATGGCGAATGGATAACTGGAAACATAGCAGGTCTCAAACGAGGAGTTTTACGTAGCGGATGGGTTTTTCAACCAGACTGGtgtagttttgatatttttaccaCAAAGGATCTCGCAATGGCGGCGGAAATGACCTCACCTAAAAAAATTGCCGTTTTGGGTTCCTCAATTGAACGaggtattttcttttctcttgtcGACTTATTGCtcgcaaaagaagaaaaatataatttaactAAATCAGATTTCAGGGAATGCTGGGGCCATGCACATGTAGAGGTTGGAAACTTAACGTTATTATATCAGGACTTTCGTATTGTAACTGTTGGAAACTTGAAGATGGGTGAAGATGGAAAAGCTGAGATAATCTGTCACGACGAAAAGATAGCGAAGTCAGGGGATTACGATTATTTCGATGATGGTATCCGATTTCTCAGCGAGTACCTCTTCGCGCAGTCTCATGATAAATGGCCTAACATTATCGTAATACCGATAAGGGAAACTAATCATTTGGAATTACTGCTAAAAGCAATTCCCCCGTCTTGGTCTGGAACTATTTATACTCTATATAATTTCGTCGTTATAAGAACCAACCTTTACACTAAGGATGGTCTTGCAAAGAGTTACAAATTGGCGAAGAATTTGTTATCTGTGGACAGTCGCATTCAGTTGATCGACGGATTTGGTTTAATATCAGCAATGAGACACAACACGCAGTCAGCTCCGCTCATAAAATCAGGGCACACTCATCGATGGTGCAACGAATTAAACGGTGAGATGACAGTCTGTGGAAATCCAACAGAAATGATAGCTCAGATGTTATTAGGAAAGGTAATAGCACCAGAAGGGAAGGACGCCTGGTTGAAGGCAATTACATCAAAACCGAAAATAATGTTTCCCAGACAACTTAAAATTTGTCAGGATTGTCCGGCATCTTTACTACCTTTTCATATTAAACCTATTCCAGATTTAACTTGTTATGTATCGGAAAGTGTTCGTGAAACATCTTCGGATAAACAAGAGGTTTGGGACGGTTCTTTGTGTCCAGCGGAATGCCTCAAGTTGAAACCTGTAGGTACAGAACAAACCCAATCCGGTTCCGTTAGTGTGAGGAGTTGTAACGTGAAACTTTTCTGA
- the LOC139958396 gene encoding uncharacterized protein isoform X1, with the protein MLLLTIIADQKMFDPYFRERLARQYSEVRDRPLLPSRNEPESQNYNYSDRPSYPKLHDGTAGNDNWKDDMSIGDGLWSRGRESFGGGSSYDGFRGGFYSESSANGTGIGANGGRGANRGRGANRGYGSGLERGTFRGRGTNRGRGTNRGGGTNRGGGTGRGGVTGRGGGTGRGGGTGRGGVTGRGGGSNRGGWTKRGVESGRGSGFGRGGGPNRGGKIKDDRSQAVGSQGGVSSEANDPNYWYCSVCNLSTTGPENMAEHMQGQKHRLNVEKKQQDEGQAVGLWFCQLCNVSTNSSEQLEFHYQSKQHQFKLEKLGKRGPNKPAVSQKFKAPVIPQIKECPSALLGLEYLTEYQHVEPVQEPHYECGVCNLVLIAGNVIPHFLGFKHCLKFIKKYRPLVYEVELEGLEAQNDPNTREDEKRDQEKAAYQSMQVKVKELAKSLEAQEGRQSVKTVILRGQPRPTQTKPGQGFLVGTPSNEPRQPRNHQAALSDMMAKVPPQIPNKTFTDDDVSPSLLSDEMIEKEYQRRFGLKRAAQDSQPPLPAQPPTKKPCLPPLPGGGEEEEGAQPGGGEEEEVSGDKMHNLLNELTTTMIKNEEDAAMALQVSNALTQALLNYRLSMLPDTKPKVPENDINNATTS; encoded by the exons ATGTTGTTATTGACGATAATTGCTGACCAA AAAATGTTTGACCCGTACTTTCGAGAGCGTTTAGCCAGACAATATTCAGAAGTAAGGGATCGTCCCCTGTTACCTTCCAGGAATGAACCTGAAAGTCAGAATTACAATTACAGCGACAGACCAAGCTATCCGAAACTACATGATGGAACTGCTGGGAATGATAATTGGAAAG aTGACATGAGCATAGGAGATGGTCTTTGGAGCAGAGGAAGAGAAAGTTTTGGAGGTGGTAGCAGCTATGATGGATTCAGAGGTGGATTTTACAGTGAAAGCAGTGCCAATGGAACTGGGATTGGTGCTAACGGAGGGCGTGGTGCTAACCGAGGGCGTGGTGCTAACCGAGGGTATGGATCCGGTCTGGAAAGAGGAACCTTCAGAGGAAGGGGTACCAACAGAGGAAGGGGTACCAACAGAGGAGGAGGTACCAACAGAGGAGGAGGTACTGGCAGAGGAGGGGTTACTGGCAGAGGAGGGGGTACTGGCAGAGGAGGGGGTACTGGCAGAGGAGGGGTTACTGGCAGAGGGGGTGGATCCAATCGAGGAGGCTGGACAAAGAGAGGTGTTGAAAGTGGTAGAGGAAGTGGCTTTGGAAGAGGTGGTGGACCAAACCGGGGAGGAAAGATCAAAGATGACAGAAGCCAGGCAGTTGGCAGTCAAGGAGGTGTATCTTCCGAAGCAAACGACCCAAATTATTGGTATTGTTCG GTGTGTAATTTAAGTACCACAGGACCTGAGAATATGGCCGAACATATGCAAGGACAGAAGCACAGACTG AATGTGGAAAAGAAGCAGCAAGATG AGGGCCAAGCAGTTGGGTTATGGTTCTGTCAG CTTTGCAATGTGTCTACAAATAGTTCAGAACAGCTGGAGTTCCATTATCAGAGCAAACAACATCAATTC AAACTTGAAAAACTTGGGAAACGGG GACCAAACAAGCCAGCCGTTTCCCAGAAGTTTAAGGCGCCGGTGATTCCACAAATCAAAGAGTGCCCTTCTGCACTTCTTG GATTGGAGTATTTAACGGAATACCAACACGTCGAACCTGTCCAGGAACCTCATTACGAATGTGGAGTTTGCAATCTAGTCCTCATTGCAGGGAATGTTATCCCCCATTTCTTAGGCTTCAAACATTGCCTGAAATTCATC AAAAAGTACCGCCCTCTAGTATACGAAGTTGAACTGGAGGGGCTGGAGGCGCAGAACGATCCTAACACCAGAGAAGACGAGAAGAGGGATCAAGAGAAGGCAGCGTATCAGAGTATGCAGGTGAAAGTGAAGGAACTAGCCAAGTCGTTAGAGGCACAAGAAGGGAGACAATCTGTCAAGACGGTCATCCTGAGAGGACAACCTCGTCCAACTCAGACTAAACCCGGACAGGGATTTCTGGTCG GAACCCCATCGAATGAACCACGTCAACCTAGGAATCATCAAGCAGCTCTGTCAGATATGATGGCCAAGGTTCCACCACAAATACCAAA CAAAACATTCACTGATGATGATGTCAGTCCTTCCCTACTGTCAGATGAGATGATCGAAAAGGAGTACCAAAGACGGTTTGGGTTGAAAAGAGCAGCACAAGATAGTCAG CCCCCTCTACCAGCTCAACCACCCACAAAGAAACCGTGCCTACCACCACTCCCTGGTGgtggggaagaggaggagggagcACAACCTGGTGgtggggaagaggaggaggtGTCAGGGGACAAGATGCACAACCTGTTAAATGAACTG ACCACAACCATgataaaaaatgaagaagatgcAGCTATGGCCTTGCAAGTGTCCAATGCCCTCACCCAGGCCCTGCTCAACTATCGACTGAGCATGTTACCAGATACCAAGCCCAAG GTTCCAGAAAATGACATCAACAATGCAACTACATCATAG
- the LOC139958396 gene encoding uncharacterized protein isoform X2, which yields MRQKMFDPYFRERLARQYSEVRDRPLLPSRNEPESQNYNYSDRPSYPKLHDGTAGNDNWKDDMSIGDGLWSRGRESFGGGSSYDGFRGGFYSESSANGTGIGANGGRGANRGRGANRGYGSGLERGTFRGRGTNRGRGTNRGGGTNRGGGTGRGGVTGRGGGTGRGGGTGRGGVTGRGGGSNRGGWTKRGVESGRGSGFGRGGGPNRGGKIKDDRSQAVGSQGGVSSEANDPNYWYCSVCNLSTTGPENMAEHMQGQKHRLNVEKKQQDEGQAVGLWFCQLCNVSTNSSEQLEFHYQSKQHQFKLEKLGKRGPNKPAVSQKFKAPVIPQIKECPSALLGLEYLTEYQHVEPVQEPHYECGVCNLVLIAGNVIPHFLGFKHCLKFIKKYRPLVYEVELEGLEAQNDPNTREDEKRDQEKAAYQSMQVKVKELAKSLEAQEGRQSVKTVILRGQPRPTQTKPGQGFLVGTPSNEPRQPRNHQAALSDMMAKVPPQIPNKTFTDDDVSPSLLSDEMIEKEYQRRFGLKRAAQDSQPPLPAQPPTKKPCLPPLPGGGEEEEGAQPGGGEEEEVSGDKMHNLLNELTTTMIKNEEDAAMALQVSNALTQALLNYRLSMLPDTKPKVPENDINNATTS from the exons ATGCGTCAG AAAATGTTTGACCCGTACTTTCGAGAGCGTTTAGCCAGACAATATTCAGAAGTAAGGGATCGTCCCCTGTTACCTTCCAGGAATGAACCTGAAAGTCAGAATTACAATTACAGCGACAGACCAAGCTATCCGAAACTACATGATGGAACTGCTGGGAATGATAATTGGAAAG aTGACATGAGCATAGGAGATGGTCTTTGGAGCAGAGGAAGAGAAAGTTTTGGAGGTGGTAGCAGCTATGATGGATTCAGAGGTGGATTTTACAGTGAAAGCAGTGCCAATGGAACTGGGATTGGTGCTAACGGAGGGCGTGGTGCTAACCGAGGGCGTGGTGCTAACCGAGGGTATGGATCCGGTCTGGAAAGAGGAACCTTCAGAGGAAGGGGTACCAACAGAGGAAGGGGTACCAACAGAGGAGGAGGTACCAACAGAGGAGGAGGTACTGGCAGAGGAGGGGTTACTGGCAGAGGAGGGGGTACTGGCAGAGGAGGGGGTACTGGCAGAGGAGGGGTTACTGGCAGAGGGGGTGGATCCAATCGAGGAGGCTGGACAAAGAGAGGTGTTGAAAGTGGTAGAGGAAGTGGCTTTGGAAGAGGTGGTGGACCAAACCGGGGAGGAAAGATCAAAGATGACAGAAGCCAGGCAGTTGGCAGTCAAGGAGGTGTATCTTCCGAAGCAAACGACCCAAATTATTGGTATTGTTCG GTGTGTAATTTAAGTACCACAGGACCTGAGAATATGGCCGAACATATGCAAGGACAGAAGCACAGACTG AATGTGGAAAAGAAGCAGCAAGATG AGGGCCAAGCAGTTGGGTTATGGTTCTGTCAG CTTTGCAATGTGTCTACAAATAGTTCAGAACAGCTGGAGTTCCATTATCAGAGCAAACAACATCAATTC AAACTTGAAAAACTTGGGAAACGGG GACCAAACAAGCCAGCCGTTTCCCAGAAGTTTAAGGCGCCGGTGATTCCACAAATCAAAGAGTGCCCTTCTGCACTTCTTG GATTGGAGTATTTAACGGAATACCAACACGTCGAACCTGTCCAGGAACCTCATTACGAATGTGGAGTTTGCAATCTAGTCCTCATTGCAGGGAATGTTATCCCCCATTTCTTAGGCTTCAAACATTGCCTGAAATTCATC AAAAAGTACCGCCCTCTAGTATACGAAGTTGAACTGGAGGGGCTGGAGGCGCAGAACGATCCTAACACCAGAGAAGACGAGAAGAGGGATCAAGAGAAGGCAGCGTATCAGAGTATGCAGGTGAAAGTGAAGGAACTAGCCAAGTCGTTAGAGGCACAAGAAGGGAGACAATCTGTCAAGACGGTCATCCTGAGAGGACAACCTCGTCCAACTCAGACTAAACCCGGACAGGGATTTCTGGTCG GAACCCCATCGAATGAACCACGTCAACCTAGGAATCATCAAGCAGCTCTGTCAGATATGATGGCCAAGGTTCCACCACAAATACCAAA CAAAACATTCACTGATGATGATGTCAGTCCTTCCCTACTGTCAGATGAGATGATCGAAAAGGAGTACCAAAGACGGTTTGGGTTGAAAAGAGCAGCACAAGATAGTCAG CCCCCTCTACCAGCTCAACCACCCACAAAGAAACCGTGCCTACCACCACTCCCTGGTGgtggggaagaggaggagggagcACAACCTGGTGgtggggaagaggaggaggtGTCAGGGGACAAGATGCACAACCTGTTAAATGAACTG ACCACAACCATgataaaaaatgaagaagatgcAGCTATGGCCTTGCAAGTGTCCAATGCCCTCACCCAGGCCCTGCTCAACTATCGACTGAGCATGTTACCAGATACCAAGCCCAAG GTTCCAGAAAATGACATCAACAATGCAACTACATCATAG
- the LOC139958396 gene encoding uncharacterized protein isoform X3: MFDPYFRERLARQYSEVRDRPLLPSRNEPESQNYNYSDRPSYPKLHDGTAGNDNWKDDMSIGDGLWSRGRESFGGGSSYDGFRGGFYSESSANGTGIGANGGRGANRGRGANRGYGSGLERGTFRGRGTNRGRGTNRGGGTNRGGGTGRGGVTGRGGGTGRGGGTGRGGVTGRGGGSNRGGWTKRGVESGRGSGFGRGGGPNRGGKIKDDRSQAVGSQGGVSSEANDPNYWYCSVCNLSTTGPENMAEHMQGQKHRLNVEKKQQDEGQAVGLWFCQLCNVSTNSSEQLEFHYQSKQHQFKLEKLGKRGPNKPAVSQKFKAPVIPQIKECPSALLGLEYLTEYQHVEPVQEPHYECGVCNLVLIAGNVIPHFLGFKHCLKFIKKYRPLVYEVELEGLEAQNDPNTREDEKRDQEKAAYQSMQVKVKELAKSLEAQEGRQSVKTVILRGQPRPTQTKPGQGFLVGTPSNEPRQPRNHQAALSDMMAKVPPQIPNKTFTDDDVSPSLLSDEMIEKEYQRRFGLKRAAQDSQPPLPAQPPTKKPCLPPLPGGGEEEEGAQPGGGEEEEVSGDKMHNLLNELTTTMIKNEEDAAMALQVSNALTQALLNYRLSMLPDTKPKVPENDINNATTS, translated from the exons ATGTTTGACCCGTACTTTCGAGAGCGTTTAGCCAGACAATATTCAGAAGTAAGGGATCGTCCCCTGTTACCTTCCAGGAATGAACCTGAAAGTCAGAATTACAATTACAGCGACAGACCAAGCTATCCGAAACTACATGATGGAACTGCTGGGAATGATAATTGGAAAG aTGACATGAGCATAGGAGATGGTCTTTGGAGCAGAGGAAGAGAAAGTTTTGGAGGTGGTAGCAGCTATGATGGATTCAGAGGTGGATTTTACAGTGAAAGCAGTGCCAATGGAACTGGGATTGGTGCTAACGGAGGGCGTGGTGCTAACCGAGGGCGTGGTGCTAACCGAGGGTATGGATCCGGTCTGGAAAGAGGAACCTTCAGAGGAAGGGGTACCAACAGAGGAAGGGGTACCAACAGAGGAGGAGGTACCAACAGAGGAGGAGGTACTGGCAGAGGAGGGGTTACTGGCAGAGGAGGGGGTACTGGCAGAGGAGGGGGTACTGGCAGAGGAGGGGTTACTGGCAGAGGGGGTGGATCCAATCGAGGAGGCTGGACAAAGAGAGGTGTTGAAAGTGGTAGAGGAAGTGGCTTTGGAAGAGGTGGTGGACCAAACCGGGGAGGAAAGATCAAAGATGACAGAAGCCAGGCAGTTGGCAGTCAAGGAGGTGTATCTTCCGAAGCAAACGACCCAAATTATTGGTATTGTTCG GTGTGTAATTTAAGTACCACAGGACCTGAGAATATGGCCGAACATATGCAAGGACAGAAGCACAGACTG AATGTGGAAAAGAAGCAGCAAGATG AGGGCCAAGCAGTTGGGTTATGGTTCTGTCAG CTTTGCAATGTGTCTACAAATAGTTCAGAACAGCTGGAGTTCCATTATCAGAGCAAACAACATCAATTC AAACTTGAAAAACTTGGGAAACGGG GACCAAACAAGCCAGCCGTTTCCCAGAAGTTTAAGGCGCCGGTGATTCCACAAATCAAAGAGTGCCCTTCTGCACTTCTTG GATTGGAGTATTTAACGGAATACCAACACGTCGAACCTGTCCAGGAACCTCATTACGAATGTGGAGTTTGCAATCTAGTCCTCATTGCAGGGAATGTTATCCCCCATTTCTTAGGCTTCAAACATTGCCTGAAATTCATC AAAAAGTACCGCCCTCTAGTATACGAAGTTGAACTGGAGGGGCTGGAGGCGCAGAACGATCCTAACACCAGAGAAGACGAGAAGAGGGATCAAGAGAAGGCAGCGTATCAGAGTATGCAGGTGAAAGTGAAGGAACTAGCCAAGTCGTTAGAGGCACAAGAAGGGAGACAATCTGTCAAGACGGTCATCCTGAGAGGACAACCTCGTCCAACTCAGACTAAACCCGGACAGGGATTTCTGGTCG GAACCCCATCGAATGAACCACGTCAACCTAGGAATCATCAAGCAGCTCTGTCAGATATGATGGCCAAGGTTCCACCACAAATACCAAA CAAAACATTCACTGATGATGATGTCAGTCCTTCCCTACTGTCAGATGAGATGATCGAAAAGGAGTACCAAAGACGGTTTGGGTTGAAAAGAGCAGCACAAGATAGTCAG CCCCCTCTACCAGCTCAACCACCCACAAAGAAACCGTGCCTACCACCACTCCCTGGTGgtggggaagaggaggagggagcACAACCTGGTGgtggggaagaggaggaggtGTCAGGGGACAAGATGCACAACCTGTTAAATGAACTG ACCACAACCATgataaaaaatgaagaagatgcAGCTATGGCCTTGCAAGTGTCCAATGCCCTCACCCAGGCCCTGCTCAACTATCGACTGAGCATGTTACCAGATACCAAGCCCAAG GTTCCAGAAAATGACATCAACAATGCAACTACATCATAG